A genomic region of Garciella nitratireducens DSM 15102 contains the following coding sequences:
- the remB gene encoding extracellular matrix regulator RemB, which produces MLLHLGEDEMVLLKDIVAIINLEQDYIPKYTQEFLEIVEEKGLIKRISQNPKSFVLTEIDHKFFIYYSPISSSTLLKRMGFIDRLSQEELI; this is translated from the coding sequence ATGCTGCTACATCTAGGAGAAGATGAAATGGTATTATTAAAAGATATTGTTGCAATTATCAATTTAGAACAGGACTATATTCCTAAATATACTCAGGAGTTTTTAGAAATAGTGGAAGAAAAAGGGTTGATAAAAAGAATATCACAAAATCCAAAATCTTTTGTTCTTACAGAAATAGATCATAAGTTTTTTATATATTATTCTCCCATTTCTTCTAGTACTCTTTTAAAAAGAATGGGATTTATAGATAGATTGAGTCAAGAAGAGCTTATATAA
- a CDS encoding RNA-binding S4 domain-containing protein: protein MEKVKITTPYIKLDQLLKFINVAENGGMAKVMIKEGVVKVNGEIIFQRGKKIKPGDIVEIQDYDTIKVE, encoded by the coding sequence ATGGAAAAAGTAAAAATAACCACTCCCTATATCAAGTTAGATCAATTGTTAAAATTTATCAATGTTGCTGAAAATGGTGGAATGGCAAAAGTTATGATTAAAGAAGGAGTGGTAAAAGTGAACGGAGAAATTATTTTTCAAAGAGGAAAAAAAATAAAGCCTGGGGATATTGTAGAAATACAAGATTATGATACAATAAAAGTTGAGTAA
- the recF gene encoding DNA replication/repair protein RecF (All proteins in this family for which functions are known are DNA-binding proteins that assist the filamentation of RecA onto DNA for the initiation of recombination or recombinational repair.) codes for MYIEKLIFQNYRNYSHLKINLHPKMNIFVGKNAQGKTNILESVYLLSTGKSHRSSKDQEMIKWDKENAFIKGEIITENKKKVIEIGLSKNQKKKIKMNGVPLKKRGDLLGQVHSVLFCPEDLKLVKGSPNERRNFLDQEISNLRPRYYYYLLEYNKILKQRNFLLKRIKYKNSFKDTLYVWDQQLVEIGSKIILTRIHFLKKINEFAKNLHTEITNNLEQIELFYQSTVLSNKEDIKNIKDVFQEKLKKNQIMDIQRGTTTIGPHRDDIKINVNQIDIRSFGSQGQQRTAALSLKLSIFELIHLEIGEYPILLLDDVMSELDQNRQNKLMDSLKNIQSLITCTDLNFLKENYPIENQVYQVKNGQLSMFS; via the coding sequence ATGTATATTGAGAAATTAATATTTCAAAATTATCGAAATTATTCTCATCTAAAAATAAATCTGCATCCTAAAATGAATATCTTTGTAGGGAAAAATGCTCAGGGAAAAACTAATATTCTTGAATCTGTTTATTTATTAAGTACTGGAAAATCTCATCGGAGTAGTAAAGATCAAGAGATGATAAAGTGGGATAAAGAAAATGCTTTTATTAAAGGAGAAATTATTACAGAAAATAAAAAAAAAGTGATAGAAATTGGATTGTCTAAAAATCAGAAAAAAAAAATCAAAATGAATGGTGTTCCTTTAAAAAAAAGAGGAGATTTATTAGGACAAGTCCATAGTGTATTGTTTTGTCCAGAGGATTTAAAATTGGTAAAGGGAAGCCCTAATGAAAGAAGAAATTTTCTAGATCAGGAAATCTCAAATTTAAGACCTAGATATTATTATTATTTATTAGAATATAATAAAATTTTAAAACAAAGAAATTTTTTGTTAAAAAGGATTAAATATAAGAATTCTTTTAAAGATACCTTATATGTGTGGGATCAGCAATTAGTTGAGATAGGATCTAAGATTATCTTAACTCGAATACATTTTTTGAAAAAAATCAATGAATTTGCTAAAAATCTTCATACAGAAATTACGAACAATCTTGAGCAAATAGAACTTTTTTATCAGTCTACGGTATTATCCAATAAAGAAGATATCAAAAATATAAAAGATGTATTTCAAGAAAAATTAAAAAAAAATCAAATTATGGATATTCAAAGAGGTACGACTACTATTGGTCCACATAGAGATGATATAAAAATCAATGTAAATCAAATCGATATTCGTTCTTTTGGTTCCCAAGGGCAACAACGTACTGCGGCTTTATCCCTAAAACTTTCTATTTTTGAACTCATTCATTTGGAAATAGGAGAATATCCTATTTTGCTATTGGATGATGTGATGTCTGAATTAGATCAAAATAGGCAGAATAAATTAATGGATAGTCTAAAGAATATACAAAGTTTAATTACTTGTACAGATCTTAATTTTTTAAAGGAAAATTACCCTATAGAAAATCAGGTTTATCAAGTTAAAAATGGACAATTAAGTATGTTTTCTTAA